Genomic window (Streptomyces liliiviolaceus):
CCCGTCTACCAGCTCGGCCTGATCTCGTTCCTGGAGTACACCCAGGCGCAGGTCAGCGGCGGCGAGCCGACGTCCTTCCAGGGCTTCGGGAACTACGCGACGCTCTTCCGCGACGAGCAGTTCTGGCAAGTGCTGCTCGCCACCGTGGTGTTCGCGTCGGCGTGCGTCGTGTCGACCCTCGCGGTCGGCTGCGCGCTCGCGGTCCTCCTGACACGTGTCCGTGCCGTCCCCCGGCTCGCCCTGATGCTGGCCGCGCTCGGCGCCTGGGCGACCCCCGCGGTCACCGGGTCCACGGTGTGGCTGCTCCTGTTCGACCCCGACTTCGGCCCCGTCAACCGGGCCCTGGGGCTCGGCGACCACTCCTGGACGTACGGCCGCTACAGCGCCTTCGCCCTCGTCCTGCTCGAAGTCGTCTGGTGCTCCTTCCCGTTCGTGATGGTCACCGTGTACGCCGGGATCCGCGCCGTGCCCTCAGAGGTCCTGGAGGCCGCCTCCCTGGACGGCGCCTCCCAGTGGCGGATCTGGCGCTCGGTGCTCGCGCCGATGCTCCGCCCGATCCTCGTGGTCGTCACCATCCAGTCGGTCATCTGGGACTTCAAGGTCTTCACCCAGATCTACGTCATGACGAACGGCGGCGGCATCGCGGGCCAGAACCTCGTCCTGAACGTGTACGCGTATCAAAAGGCCTTCGCGTCCTCCCAGTACGGCCTCGGGTCGGCGATCGGAGTGGTGATGCTGCTGATTCTGCTGGCGGTCACGCTCGTATATCTGAGGCTGCTGCGAAGGCAGGGGGAAGAGCTGTGAGTTCCGTGACGTCCGGGCATTCCGCGCGGACCGGATTCGTGCGAAATCTCGTACGCCGTTCCGTGCGACGGCCGTGGCGGCTGGCCGCCGAGGTCTCGGCGCTGCTGATCGCGGCGGTCGTCGCATTCCCCCTCTACTGGATGGTGCTCAGCGCCTTCAAACCGGCCGGGGAGATCGAGTCGAGCGAGCCGCGGCCCTGGACGCTCTCCCCGTCGCTGGATTCCTTCCGGCGCGTCTTCGGGCAGCAGGAATTCGGCCGTTACTTCCTCAACAGTCTTGTCGTCGCGGTCACCGTCGTCGCCGTCTCGGCGCTCATCGCGTTTCTCGCCGCGACCGCCGTGACACGATTCCGCTTCCGCTTCCGGACCACCCTGCTGATCATGTTCCTGGTCGCCCAGATGGTGCCCGTCGAGGCACTGACGATCCCCCTCTTCTTCCAGATGCGGGACTTCGGTCAGCTCAACACCCTGGGCGCGCTGATCCTGCCGCACATCGCCTTCTCACTGCCCTTCGCGATCTGGATGCTGCGGGGCTTCGTGAAGGCCGTCCCCGAGGCACTGGAGGAGGCCGCCCACATCGACGGGGCGAGCCGGACGCGGTTCCTGTGGCAGATCCTTTTCCCGCTGGTCTTTCCCGGGCTCGTCGCCACCAGCGTGTTCTCGTTCATCTCCGCCTGGAACGACTTCCTGTTCGCCAAATCGTTCATCATCAGCGACACCTCGCAGTCCACGCTGCCGATGGCCCTCCTCGTCTTCTACAAGCCCGACGACCCGGACTGGGGCGGCGTGATGGCCGGTTCCACCGTGATGACGATTCCCGTGCTGATCTTCTTCGTACTCGTACAGCGGCGCCTGGTCTCCGGACTCGGCGGCGCGGTGAAGGACTGACGTGAGCGACGCGACACCCGTAGCCCCGACCCCCGACGCCCCGGCCGGGGTGATCCCCGCGCCCCGCTCGGTACGGCGTTCCGCCGGCCCGGGTGTCCCGCTCGACGCGGCCACCACCCTGTCGGCCGGCCCCGGCACGGGCACCACCGAACGCTGGCTGCGCCTCACCCTCGGCGCCGCCCTGGGACTTTCGCTGCCGCCCGCTCCCGAAAGCGCCGGCGGCCCCGAAAACACGTCCGGCACCGAAAGCGCGACCGGTGCGGAAAACGCCCCGAACACCGTGCGGTTGCGTATCGACGAGTCCCTCCCGCCGGAGGCCTACGTACTCGACGCCGATTCCGGACGGGGCATCGAGATCCGCGGCGGGAGCGGCGCCGGAGTGTTCTGGGGAGCCCAGACACTGCGCCAGCTCATCGGCCCCGAAGCCTTCCGCCGCGCACCCGTCCGACCGGGCGTCACGTACACCGTCCCGAACCTGACCGTCGAGGACGCACCGCGATTCGGCTGGCGCGGTCTGATGCTCGACGTCTCGCGGCACTTCATGCCGAAGGACGGCGTCCTGCGCCAACTCGACCTGATGGCCGCGCACAAGCTCAACGTCTTCCACTTCCACCTCACCGACGACCAGGGCTGGCGTATCGAGATCAAGCGGTATCCGAAGCTCACGGAGACCGGATCATGGCGGGCACGCACCAAATTCGGTCATCGCGCCTCGCCCCACTGGGAGGAGAAGCCGCATGGGGGCTTCTACACCCAGGACGACATCCGCGAGATCGTCGCGTACGCCGCCGAACGGCATATCGCCGTCGTCCCCGAAATCGACATCCCGGGGCACTCGCAGGCCGCCATCGCCGCATATCCGGAACTCGGCAACACCGATGTCGTCGACACGCACTCCCTCTCCGTCTGGGACACCTGGGGCGTCTCCAAAAACGTACTCGCACCCACTGACAACGCCCTTCGCTTCTACGAGGGCGTCTTCGAGGAACTCCTCGACCTGTTCCCCTCGGAGTTCATCCACGTCGGCGGCGACGAGTGCGCCAAGGACCAGTGGAAGGCGTCCCCCGCCGCACAGGCACGGATCACCGAACTGGGCCTCGCGGACGAGGACGCGCTGCAGTCCTGGTTCATCCGCCACTTCGACGACTGGCTCACCGCACGCGGACGCCGGCTGATCGGCTGGGACGAGATCCTGGAGGGCGGGCTCGCCCCGGGCGCCACCGTCTCCTCGTGGCGCGGCTACCGGGGCGGCATCACGGCCGCCCGGGCCGGCCACGACGTCGTCATGTGCCCCGAGCAGCAGGTCTACCTGGACCACCGGCAGGCCGAAGGCCCCGACGAGCCGGTGCCCATCGGCTTCGTGCGCACCCTGGAGGACGTCTACCGCTTCGAACCCGTTCCACCGGAGCTGACCCCCGCTCAGGCGCGGCACGTACTGGGCACCCAGGCCAATCTGTGGACCGAGGTGATGGAGGACCGGGACCGCGTGGACTACCAGGCCTTCCCGCGGCTCGTGGCCTTCGCGGAGGTCGCCTGGAGCGCCCTGCCCCCGCCCGCGGAACGCGACTTCGCGGATTTCGAGGAGCGAATGACCGCGCACTACGCGCGACTTGACGCCCTGGGGGTCGCCTACCGGCCGCCCGCCGGGCCGTTGCCGTGGCAGCGGCGCCCCGGGGTGCTCGGACGCCCGATCGACGGGCCGCCCCCGAACGTGTGAGCCGCCTGTCGGGGGGTGTCGTCCGGCGCGGCACCCTGCGACGGTGGCCTCTGCGGAGAAAGACACCCAAGGGGCAACGAAAACCGCCAATTGGCTCTGACGGGCGATGTGGTGCGAAAACGGACCATCCGCTGGTGGCGGGTAGGAATGCCTCCTAGCGGACCCCCGCGTCGGGGAACCGGGAAGATGTGCCAGAGTTGCCACGTCCGCCCTGTCAGCACGTACCGTACGGCAACACAGGTGGGACCAGGTGGGGCAGCGGGAAGGGGCAGCCGGTTTGACCACGCACGCACCGCAGGCGGCGCACGCCGTGACGCTGCCCGCCTCACTGGACGAGGCCGTGGCGGCGCTCGCAGCCATGCCCGCCGCCGTTCCCGTGGCCGGCGGCACCGACCTCATGGCCGCCGTCAATTCAGGACAGCTCAGGCCCGCCGCGCTCGTCGGCCTCGGCCGCATCAGCGAGATCCGCGGCTGGCAGTACCAGGACGGCCACGCGCTCCTCGGCGCCGGCCTCACCCACGCCCGTATGGGGCGCCCCGACTTCGCCGCCCTCATCCCCGCCCTCGCGGCCGCCGCGCGGGCCGCAGGACCGCCGCAGATCCGCAACGCGGGCACCCTGGGCGGCAACATCGCCTCGGCGTCGCCCACCGGGGACGCCCTCCCGGTGCTGGCCGCGCTGGAAGCGACCCTCATCATCGCCTGCCCCGGCGGCGCCCGCCGCGAGATCCCCGTGTCGCACCTGCTCGCGGGCATGGAGATGCTCCGCGGCGGCGAACTCATCGGGTACGTGCGCGTGCCGCTGCTGCACGCGCCCCAGGTCTTCCTGAAGGCCACCGGACGGACCGGCCCCGGGCGCGCCATCGCCTCCGTGTCGCTCGTCCTCGACCCCGCCAGGCGCGGGGTGCGGTGCGCCGTCGGTGCCATAGCACCGATGCCGCTGCGCCCTCTGGACGCCGAGCAGTGGGTCGCCTCGCTGATCGACTGGGACAACAACCGCGCGATCGTGCCCGAGGCGCTGGCCGCCTTCGGCGAGTACGTCGCCGCGGCCTGCATCCCCGATCCGGCCCCCGAGGAGGACGGTTCCGTACAGCCGCTGCCACCCGCCGTACTGCACCTGCGGCGCACCGTCGCCGCGCTGGCCCGACGAGCACTGGGGAGGGCACTGTCGTGACCGACGACCAGCACGGAGATCAGCACGGTGAGGGCGCGCCCCGCGCGGGCAGCCGCTGGGACCCGCTGCCCCAGGGCGACTACGACGACGGCGCCACCGCCTTCGTCAAGCTCCCCGAAGGGGGCATCGACGCCCTCCTCGCGGACTCGCCGCTCGCCGCGCCCGGCCACGGCTACGTACCGCCGCCGATAACGGTCGCGCCCGGCACGGGTGCCGAGAACGACCCGGGGTCCACCGGCTCCTGGGGCGCACCGCCCGAGGCGGCCGGCCCCGGTCAGCGGCAGGACGTCCGGTGGCCCGACCCGAACGCCCTCCCCGAAGAGCACCGGCAGGCCCCCCAGGACCAGTTCTCGTACCACCCCGGGGCCACCGGCCAGTGGACCTTCGACCAGCCCGCACAGGGCGACCAGGGCCCGCACGGACACGACGGGACGGGGCACGACGGCTCGGGCCAGGACGTCGGCGGACAGTGGTCCATCCCGCTCGCCGACGGTGATCTGCCGGACGAGTCCGGCGAGTTCACCACGTCCTCGCTGGTCGAGCAGTGGGGTGGCAGTCCGCCCGCCACGCTGCCGGGCGGAGCGGCGGCGCCCTGGGCCAACGAGCCCTGGGCCCAGCAGCCCCCCGAGCAGCAGCAGCCCGCCGACGGGACCGGGCCCCACGCCCCCGCCGAGCACGGCGCCGCCGAGATCATCGACGTCTCCGGAGCGCACGCCGACGAGATCGCCGTCTCCGTGGAGCGCGACCCGGGCCACGACGACGGACGCGACGACGGACGTGATGACGGACGCGAGGAACCGTCCGGGGCCGCGTCCCGCCACGACCACCAGGAGTACGCGGACGACCCCGCGGGCGAGCCGGAGGCCGCCTCCACGGAGGAGCCCGGCGAAGAGGCTCCCGACGCCGCGACCGGCGCGTCCTACCCGGACCCGGACGGCGAGGCCGCCGAGGAGTCCGGGGCCGACGACCCCCAGGGCGTCGCCCCGCACAACGACCACCCCCTCGTCTCGTACGTCCTGCGGGTGAACGGCGTCGAACGGCCCGTGACGGACGCCTGGATCGGCGAATCGCTGCTGTACGTACTGCGCGAGCGCCTCGGCCTCGCGGGCGCCAAGGACGGCTGCTCGCAGGGCGAGTGCGGCGCCTGCAACGTCCAGGTGGACGGCCGGCTCGTCGCGTCCTGCCTGGTGCCCGCCGTGACCGCCGCCGGGAGCGAGGTGCGCACCGTCGAGGGACTCGCCGCCGACGGGCAGCCCTCGGACGTCCAGCGGGCCCTCGCCAAGTGCGGCGCCGTGCAGTGCGGCTTCTGCATCCCGGGCATGGCGATGACCGTGCACGACCTCCTTGAGGGCAACCCGGCGCCGACCGACCTGGAGACCCGCCAGGCCCTGTGCGGCAACCTGTGCCGCTGCTCCGGCTACCGGGGCGTCCTGGACGCCGTACGCGACGTCGTGGCCGAGCGCGAGGCCCACGCGGCCGCCGAGAGCTCCTCGGACGGCGACGAGGCCCGTATCCCGCACCAGGCGGGCCCCGGCGGCGGAGGCGTCAACCCGTCCGCGTTCGAGCCCCACCAGTCCAGCCAGCCCCACGAGCAGCCGTACGGCCAGGACGGAGGCCAGGCGTGAGCAACGACACCGCCACCGCGACCACCGCGCAGCCCGGCACCGCACCGGAACCGCCGCCGCACGGCCTCGGCGTGTCCCTGCCGTCCGCGGAGGCCCGCGCCAAGACGGAGGGCACCTTCCCGTACGCGGCGGACCTGTGGGCCGAGGGCCTCCTGTGGGCCGCCGTCCTGAGATCACCTCACCCGCACGCGCGCATCCTGTCCGTCGACACCACCCACGCGCGCGAGATGCCCGGCGTCCAGGCCGTCATCACCCACGAGGACGTGCCCGGCACCGCGCTGCTCGGCCGCGGCAGGGCCGACCGCCCCGTCTTCGCCTCCGACGTCGTGCGCCACCACGGAGAGGCCATCGCGGCCGTCGCCGCGGACCACCCCGACACCGCGCGCATGGCCGCCGCGGCCGTCATCGTCGAGTACGAGATCCTCGACCCGGTGACCGACCCGGAGCAGGCCTTCGAAGCGGAGCCCCTGCACCCCGACGGCAACCTCATCCGCCACATCCCGCTGCGCCACGGAGACCCGGACGCCGCCGGTGACATCGTCGTCGAGGGCCTCTACCGCATCGGCCGCCAGGACCCGGCCCCGATCGGCGCCGAGGCCGGCCTCGCCGTGCCCCGCCCCGACGGCGGGGTCGAGCTCTACGTGGCCTCCACCGACCCGCACACCGACCGCGACACGGCCGCCGCCTGCTACGGCCTGGAACCGGAACGCGTGAAGGTCGTCGTCACCGGCGTGCCCGGCGCCACCGCCGACCGCGAGGACCAGGGCTTCCAGCTCCCGCTCGGGCTGCTCGCCCTCAAGACCGGATGCCCGGTCAAACTGACCGCGACGCGCGAAGAATCCTTCCTCGGGCACGTCCACCGGCACCCCACGCTCCTGCGCTACCGCCACCACGCGGACGCCGAGGGCAGGCTGATCAAGGTCGAGGCGCAGATCCTCCTCGACGCGGGCGCGTACGCGGACACCTCCTCGGAGGCCCTCGCCGCCGCCGTCTCCTTCGCCTGCGGCCCCTACGTCGTCCCGAACGCCTTCATCGAGGGCTGGGCCGTACGCACCAACAACCCGCCCTCCGGACACGTACGCGGCGAGGGCGCCATGCAGGTCTGCGCCGCCTACGAGGCCCAGATGGACAAGCTGGCCAAGAAGCTCGGCGTCGACCCGGCCGACCTGCGCCTGCGCAACGTCCTGGCCACCGGGGACGTCCTGCCGACCGGCCAGACGGTCACCTGCCCGGCCCCCGTCGCCGAACTGCTCCAGGCCGTCCAGGAACACCCGCTGCCCGCCCTCCCCAAGGACACCCCCGAGGACGAGTGGCTGCTCCCCGGCGGCCCCGAGGGCGCCGGCGAACCCGGCGCCGTACGGCGGGGCGTCGGCTACGCCCTGGGCATGGTCCACATGCTCGGCGCCGAGGGCACCGACGAGGTCTCGACGGCCACCGTGAAGGTCCACGACGGCATCGCCACCGTGCTCTGCGCGGCCGTGGAGACCGGCCAGGGCTTCACCACGCTGGCCCGGCAGATCGTCCAGGAGACGCTCGGCATCGAAGAGGTCCATGTGGCCTCCGTGGACACCGACCAGCCCCCGGCGGGCCCCAGCGCCCGCGGCCGGCACACCTGGGTCTCCGGCGGCGCCGTCGAACGGGCCGCCAAGATGGTCCGCACGCAGCTGCTGCAGCCTCTGGCGCACAAGTTCGGCATGTCCACCGAGCTGCTCCAGATCACCGACGGCAAGATCACCTCGTACGACGGCGTGCTGTCGACGACCGTCAGCGAGGCGATGGACGGCAAGGAGCTGTGGGCGACCGCGCAGTGCCGTCCGCACCCCACCGAGCCGCTGGACGGCGCCGGCCAGGGCGACGCCTTCGTGGGCCTCGCCTTCTGCGCGATCCGCGCGGTGGTGGACGTGGACATCGAGCTGGGCTCGGTACGCGTGGTCGAACTGGCGCTCGCCCAGGACGTGGGCCGCATCCTGAACCCCGCGCAGCTCACCGCCCGGATCGAGGCCGGGGTCACCCAGGGCATCGGCGCCGCCCTCACGGAGAACCTGCGCACCGCGCGCGGGCTGGTGCGCCATCCCGACCTCACCGGGTACTCGCTGCCGACCGCCCTCGACGCCCCCGACATCCGCATCGTCAAGCTCGTCGAGGAGCGTGACGTGGTCGCGCCCTTCGGAGCGAAGGCCGTCAGCGCCGTACCGGTCGTCACGTCCCCCGCGGCGGTCGCGTCCGCCGTACGGGCGGCCACCGGACGCCCGGTGAACCGGCTGCCGATAAGGCCCCAGGCGGCCGTGGTGACGGCGACGCAGTGAGGCACGTGCGGAACGCGGGGTGAGTGGTGGACGGCGGTGTGGTCCTGATCACCGGCATCATGGCCGCCGGGAAGTCCACGGTCGCGCAGGCACTGGCCGAGAGACTGCCACGGGCCGCCCACGTACGGGGTGACGTGTTCCGGCGGATGCTCGTCACCGGCCGCGCGGAGTACGAGCCCGGAGCGGGCCCGCACAGCGAGGCGGAGGCCCAACTCCGGCTGCGTTACCGGCTGTCGGCGGCGACGGCGGACACGTACGCGCGGGCGGGCTTCACGGCGGTCGTCCAGGACGTGGTCCTGGGCGCGCACCTGACGGCCTACGTCGAACTCGTACGGACGAGCCCGCTGTACGTCGTCGTACTGGCCCCGGACGCCGCGGCCGTGGCGGAGCGGGAGGAGGGGCGGGCCAAGACGGGCTACGGCGCGTGGACCGTCGAGGACCTCGACCGCGGGCTGCGTACGGACACCCCGCGTGTCGGGCTGTGGCTGGACACCACCGAGCAGACCGCGGGGCAGACGGTGGACGCGATCCTGGCGGGCCGGGAACGGGCCCGCGTCCGCTGAGTCGGCCGGTGAGTCGGCCGGCGGGATCCGGCTGGACCCGGGCGGGACTGACGGGAAGTCAGCGAAGGCCGGTGTGAAGTCGCTGGTCAGCGCGATCCCGGGGCGTTGTCAGTGGTGCCGGGTAGTGTTCTGGTCAGTGGGGGAGGACCGCTGGGCGGCGGGCCGTTTCCGGGTGTTTCGAGGCGCATCCGGATGCCCTGGCATGCGTGGCGGCATGCCTGCGCGCATGACTGTGTGCCGCCCGGCCCGGTCCTGCCGGGGGACTGCGAACAACGATCCGCGGGGGAACGATGAGCACGACGGACACCGGCATCGGCACCAACAGCGGCACGGACAATGACACCGGTGTCAGCACCGGCATCGGCATCGGCATCGAGAGGATCACTCTGCACGAGGACGCGCTGGACCCGTACGTCACGCACCCGCCGACGCGCCGCTGGCTGACGGGGCCCGGACTGCCGGGCGACAGCGGCCTGTTGACCTTCGAGCCCCTGCGCGAGGACGGCCTGCGGACGGTGGGGGACTCGACGGGAGACCCGGCCGCCCTCCATCCCGAACTGCGCGACCAGTTGGTGATCGGCGCACTGCGGGACCCCGGCGGCATGGAGACGGAGTCGGTCCTGCTCGACGGGGCGACGGGCGAGGTGTCCACCACGTTCTTCCTCCACGACCGCCCCGACCTGATGGACCGTCTCCCGCTCGCGCCCTCGCTCCGGACGCTCACGGACTTCGTGACGGCGACGGACGAGATGTCCGCGAGGAGAGGCCAGTTCGCCTCCTACGAGGGCCGGTTCGGGCCGAAGGCCGTCACCGCGATGTCGCGGCAGCTGCTGGCGCTGTTCGAGGAGGGCGTCGACGGCGAGGTCCCGCCGTTCTGGAAGATGGCGGCGCTGATCCGCCCGATGGCCCTGGTCGCGGACGCGCCGGCCGACTCCGCGCTGACCCTCGACCTCCCCGCCCGCCTGCTGGACCAGGAGTTCGGGCACGGCCGGGTGGTGCGCTTCGAGGACGTCGACTTCCCCGCCGCCCTCGCCCACGAGCCGACGCGGCACTTCCTGCGCGAGACGGGCCTGCCCGAGGACGGCTTCCTGTTCCAGCTGGACACGGACGTACCGCTGCCGACGCTCGCCGAGTACTACGAGGACGAGCGCCCGGACGTGTTCACCCCCGACCAACTCCCGCGCGACGCCGACCACTTGATCCGCCTGGGCCACCTGATCGAGGACAACAGCCTGATCGTCGACGGCGAGACGGGCGCGATCCTCGACTGGAGCGAGCCCGACGCCACGCTGTACGCGCTGAACACGGACGTCTCGACCCTGGCCTTCACCCTGTGGCTGCTCCACCGCGAGCGGACGATCGACGAGTCCCTAGCCCACGAACTGACCGACGAGGCCTACGACCAGCTCGCCACGACGATGGCGCAGACCCTGTCGACGGTCGACCCCACGGGCACCGCCCCGGGCACCGAGTGGCACTACTGGACGGAGATGTTCCAGGACGAGGCGGGAGGCGTGCTCTGACCCACCCAGGGCCGCCCGGAACCGCCCGCACACGACGCGGGGCCGACCACCCGAAGGCAGCCGACCCCGACACCGGACCAGAGGCCGTGGCGGGAATTGAACCCACGTGCCTCGCTTTGCAGGCGAGTCCCTAAGCCACTCGGGCACACGGCCAAGCTTGAGTCCGTTGTTCCGGACTCGTTGTGTCGACCGTACGGGCCGGGGTGGAGGTGGCCAAGGGCTTCGTGGGGGCTGCAACGGGACTGCCATGCCGCGTTCACAAAGGGCGGGAAGGGCGGGTGCTGGAGGTCGTACGACCAAGGTCTCAGGGCGGGGCCGTCTTTCGACAGGGGTCAATGTCGGTCTTGCCCCTTACCCTGGCGAACATGACCTCCCTGGAACCGGGCGACACCGGCGTCGCCGCCACCCCGAGCGCACCGATCGAAGACGTCGCCCCGGACGGTGTGCTCAGCCGTCCGTACCGGGCGCTGAGCATCGGGATCGTGTCCGTCGTGCTGCTGATCGCCTTCGAGGCGACGGCCGTCGGGACGGCCATGCCGGTGGCGGCGCGGGAGCTGGACGGGATCTCGCTGTACGCGTTCGCGTTCTCCGGGTACTTCACGACGAGCCTGTTCGGCATGGTGCTCGCCGGGCAGTGGTCCGACCGGGCCGGCCCGCTGGGGTCCCTCACCGCGGGCATTGGGGCCTTCGCGGCGGGGCTGCTGCTGTCCGGGACGGCCGGGGCCATGTGGCTGTTCATCCTCGGCCGGGCCGTACAGGGCCTGGGCGGGGGGCTGGTGATCGTCGCGCTGTACGTGGTGGTGGGGCGGGCGTATCCGGCCCGGCTGCGCCCGTCGATCATGGCGGCGTTCGCGGCGAGCTGGGTGGTCCCGTCCATCGTCGGCCCCCTCGCCTCCGGCGCGGTCACCGAGCACCTCGGCTGGCGCTGGGTCTTCGTCGGCGTACCGGTGCTGGTCCTCCTGCCGCTGGCGCTCGCGCTGCCGCAGATACGCAGTCGGGCGTCCGGACCGGAGGAAGGGACCCTTCCGGCCCCCTTCGACCGGCGGCGCATCCGGCTGGCGCTGGGCATCTCCGCGGGCGCCGGACTCCTCCAGTACGCCGCCCAGGACCTGCGGTGGCTGTCCCTGGTCCCGGGGGTGGCCGGGGCCGCGCTGCTCGTCCCGGCGGTCCTCGGACTGCTGCCGCGGGGCACCTACCTGGCGGCGCGCGGACTGCCGTCCGTGGTGCTGCTGCGCGGCGTGGCCGCCGGGTCCTTCATCGCGGCGGAGTCCTTCGTACCGCTGATGCTGGTCACCGAGCGGGGCCTGTCGCCGACGCTCGCCGGGTTCTCCCTCGCGGCCGGCGGCGGCACCTGGGCGCTGGGTTCCTTCGTGCAGGCGAGGGCGCGCGTGGAGCCGTACCGGGAGCGGCTGATGATGCTGGGCATGGTGCTCACCGCGGCCGCCATCGCCGCCGCGCCGACCGTGCTGATCGACGGGGTGCCGGTGTGGACGGTGGCGGT
Coding sequences:
- a CDS encoding MFS transporter produces the protein MTSLEPGDTGVAATPSAPIEDVAPDGVLSRPYRALSIGIVSVVLLIAFEATAVGTAMPVAARELDGISLYAFAFSGYFTTSLFGMVLAGQWSDRAGPLGSLTAGIGAFAAGLLLSGTAGAMWLFILGRAVQGLGGGLVIVALYVVVGRAYPARLRPSIMAAFAASWVVPSIVGPLASGAVTEHLGWRWVFVGVPVLVLLPLALALPQIRSRASGPEEGTLPAPFDRRRIRLALGISAGAGLLQYAAQDLRWLSLVPGVAGAALLVPAVLGLLPRGTYLAARGLPSVVLLRGVAAGSFIAAESFVPLMLVTERGLSPTLAGFSLAAGGGTWALGSFVQARARVEPYRERLMMLGMVLTAAAIAAAPTVLIDGVPVWTVAVAWAFGCFGMGLVISSTSVLLLHLSAPGQAGNNSAALQMSDGLANVLLLAAGGAAFAALGGGTVTHAATQASGGHPAAFVAVFLPMAGVALVGAWVTTRLRVPPAG